One Agrobacterium sp. RAC06 DNA segment encodes these proteins:
- the repA gene encoding plasmid partitioning protein RepA, protein MNVRRAMQDTVTSFADIILEQGGEISAKLDMLRMEKFPPNAQKTLRLFPLAEVAQFVGVSASYLKKLHLQGKGVEPSVTSTGRRYYTASQMDELRALLDRVPHRRNGEKLQVLAVVNFKGGSGKTTTSAHLAQFLALSGYRVLAVDLDPQASLTALYGIQPELDEKPSFYEAIRYDDTRRSITEIIQPTNFPNLHIVPANLELQEYEYETPLAMQRKDSMEGKLFYTRIGKALAEVDDQYDVVVIDCPPQLGYLTLTALTAATSVLITVHPQMLDIMSMSQFLLMLGDILKSVEGAGVNVSLDWFRYLITRFEPMDVPQQQMVGFMQSMFAQQMMKNHMVKTTAVSDAGLTKQTLYEVERSQFTSATYDRAREAMDLVNGEVVDLLELSWGRRRG, encoded by the coding sequence ATGAATGTGAGACGGGCAATGCAGGATACGGTGACGAGCTTTGCCGATATCATCCTCGAGCAGGGCGGAGAGATCTCGGCCAAGCTTGACATGCTGCGTATGGAGAAGTTTCCGCCCAATGCGCAAAAGACCCTTCGGTTGTTTCCATTGGCAGAAGTTGCGCAGTTCGTTGGTGTATCAGCAAGCTATTTGAAGAAGCTCCATTTGCAGGGCAAGGGCGTCGAGCCGTCGGTAACCTCGACAGGACGGCGATATTACACGGCGTCGCAGATGGATGAACTGCGCGCCCTTCTCGACCGTGTCCCGCACCGGCGCAATGGTGAAAAGCTCCAGGTCCTTGCCGTTGTCAACTTCAAGGGCGGCTCCGGCAAGACCACGACGTCTGCCCATCTTGCCCAGTTCCTGGCTCTGAGCGGCTACCGCGTCCTTGCCGTCGATCTCGATCCGCAGGCTTCGTTGACGGCACTTTATGGCATCCAGCCCGAACTGGACGAGAAACCGTCCTTCTACGAAGCCATCCGGTATGATGACACGCGTCGCTCGATTACGGAGATCATTCAACCGACGAATTTCCCAAACCTGCACATCGTTCCGGCGAATCTCGAACTGCAGGAATATGAATACGAGACCCCGCTTGCGATGCAGCGGAAGGACTCGATGGAAGGCAAGCTGTTTTATACGCGGATCGGCAAGGCGCTTGCCGAGGTCGATGATCAGTATGATGTGGTCGTCATCGACTGCCCGCCACAGCTCGGCTATCTGACGCTGACTGCACTCACGGCTGCGACCTCCGTGTTGATCACGGTCCATCCTCAGATGCTCGACATCATGTCGATGTCGCAGTTCCTGCTGATGCTCGGCGATATCTTGAAAAGTGTCGAAGGAGCCGGCGTCAACGTCAGCCTCGACTGGTTTCGTTATCTGATCACGCGTTTCGAGCCCATGGATGTGCCGCAGCAGCAGATGGTGGGCTTCATGCAGTCGATGTTTGCTCAGCAGATGATGAAGAACCACATGGTCAAGACCACAGCTGTTTCCGATGCGGGCCTGACCAAGCAGACACTCTACGAGGTCGAGCGTTCGCAGTTTACATCAGCGACATATGACCGTGCGCGCGAAGCCATGGATCTGGTCAATGGCGAAGTGGTCGACCTTCTGGAGCTTTCCTGGGGGCGCCGTCGTGGGTGA